DNA sequence from the Tenacibaculum mesophilum genome:
AGAGACTTGTGGTCTTTCGTTAGTATCGTTACTCCTATATTGTGATTTGTAAGAAGTCATCCACGCACCGTTACGTTTTCCTGGTCTTGGATGAAAATCAGCATAAAAATACGAAACAAAATTACCATCAGTATCAGTTACAGCATACGTCTTAACATCTTCATGATACTTATCAATAGTGTCAATTTCTTCAAACTGTAAATTATACAATTTGTTAGCTACAGTAAATACACCATCAATTACATTCTCTAACTTAAAATAAGGTTTTAATAATTCTTGATCTAAGTTAAACAACTCCTTTTTTAGTTTTTCAGAATAGTAAGCACCATCCCATTTTTGTAACTGGTCTATTCCGTCTAGTTTTTTAGCATAGGCCTCTAAATTATCAAATTCACGTTGCGCAGCAGGTTTCGCTTTTTCTAACAATTCATTTAAAAACTCCATAACCTTTTCAGGAGTTTCAGCCATACGCTCTTCTAATACAAAATGAGCGTGGGTTTTATAACCTAATAGGTTGGCACGTTTGTGGCGTAAGGTTACAATATCTTTTACAATTTGCTCATTGTTGTATTCATTTTGTTGGAAACCTTTTTTACCAAAAGCTATTGCTAACTTTTTTCTCAATTCTCTATTATCAGCATAGGTCATAAAAGGAATATAGCTTGGATAATCTAAGGTAATCATCCAACCCTCTTTACCTTTTGAGTTCGCAAGTTCTTTAGCAGCTTCTTTAGCGCTTTCAGGTAAGCCAGCTAAATCATCTTCATTGGTAATTAATAATTCAAAAGCATTGGTTTCAGCCAATACATGCTCCCCAAACTGTAACGATAATTTTGCTAACTCAGCATCAATTTTGCGAAGCTCAGCTTTGTCAGTTTCATTTAAATTTGCTCCGTTACGCGCAAAGCTTTTGTATTGCTTATCTAGCAACATTTCTTGTTCAGGAGTCAAGTTTAAATCAGACAATTGATTGTATACAGTTTTTACACGTTTAAACAACCTTTCATTTAAAATCATGTCGTTTCTAAACTCACTTAACCAAGGAGAAATATCTTTAGCTATTTTTTGAATTTCTTCATTTGTTTCGGCAGAGTTTAAGTTGAAAAAGATAGAAGTAGCTCTATCTAACTTATTACCTGTATTGTCTAAAGCGACTGTAGTGTTTTCAAAAGTTGGAGTTTCAGAGTTTTCTACAATAGCATCAATTTCGTCTTTAGCTATTTGTATAGCTTCTTTTATAGCGGGTTTATAATCTTCTTCTTTAATTTGAGAAAAAGGGGGCGTATTAAAATCTTGTAAAAGTGGATTTTTAGTCATGAAAATTTAGTTTAAAAAATTGAAGAAACCTCACAAATAAAAAAATCTGTGAGGCCTTCAAGTTAATATTGTACTAAGGTACTTATTTTTTTACGCTTTCAGAAGCTTTTTCAACTTTCAGTTTTAAGCCTTCTTTATAAGCGATAATTTTGTCTAACACACATTTGTCTGAAGCTCCAATAATTTGAGCTGCTAAGATTCCTGCATTTTTTGCCCCATCTAAAGCAACTGTAGCCACAGGAACACCCCCTGGCATTTGAAGAATAGATAACACAGAATCCCAACCATCAATAGAGTTTCTACTTTTAACAGGAACTCCAATTACTGGTAACGGACTCATACTGGCTACCATTCCAGGTAAATGAGCAGCACCACCAGCACCGGCAACAATAACTTGTACGCCACGCTTGTGTGCATTGTTAGCGTAATCGAATAATTTTTCAGGAGTTCTGTGTGCAGATACGATATCTACTTCTACTTGAATATCAAAACTCTCTAAAATATCAATTGCTTCTTGCATAATTGGAAGATCTGAATCGCTTCCCATGATAATTCCTACCATAAATTTATGTTTTTGTCATCTCGAACGTAGTCGAGAGGTTATTTTGCTATTACCTTAATAGTTTCTTTTACTTGTTGAGCGACTTTTCTCGCTTCATTTATATCTTCATTCACAATAGTTACGTGTCCCATTTTACGGAAAGGTTTGGTTGTCTTTTTTCCGTAGATGTGAGGAGTAACGCCGTCAATCTTTAAAATTTCTTCAATGTTTTCGTATACTACATCACCAGTATAGCCTTCTGCCCCCACTAAATTCACCATAATTCCAGCTACTTTACTTTCGGTATTTCCTAACGGAAGGTTTAAGATGCTACGTAAGTGTTGTTCAAATTGGCTAGTATAACTTGCTTCAATAGAATAATGCCCTGAATTATGAGTTCTTGGAGCCGCTTCATTAACTAAAATTTCGTTATTTTCAGTTTGGAACATTTCCACAGCTAACAATCCAACAAAATCAAATGCATCCGCAACTTTTAAAGCAACTTCGCGCGCTTTTTTAGCAACTGCATCTTCAATTCTAGCAGGACAAATTACATACTCTACCTGATTTGCTTCTGGGTGAAATTCCATTTCAACTACTGGGTAAGTTTTAGTTTCTCCGCTTGCATTTCTTGCAACAATAACAGCTAATTCATTTTTAAAAGGAACTAGTTTTTCAGAAATACACTCACCAGTAGGTAGGTTTTCTAAATCGCTGATGGCACGAACTATTTTTACTCCGTTACCATCGTATCCAAATCGAGCAGATTTCCATACAAAAGGAAAACTAACAGCTTCATTACTTATAGCATGTTTTAATTCTTCTAAAGAAGTAAACCTAGAAAAGTCAGCAGTAGGGATGTTATTATCGTGATAAAACACCTTTTGATGTGCTTTGTTTTGAATAGTTCTTAAGTTTTTAGGCTTTGGAAAAATGGTTAGTCCCTCAGCTTCTAAAGCATCTAAAGCATCAATATTTACGTTTTCAATTTCTATGGTTAACAAATCTACTTGCTTTCCAAAATTGTAAACAGTATCATAATCTAATAAATCTCCTTGATGGAATTCGTTACATATCTGAGCGCAAGGAGCATCAGCGTTTCCGTCTAAAATAACAGTATAAATGTCGAATTTTTGCGTTTCGGTAAGTAACATTCTTCCTAATTGGCCGCCTCCGAGTACACCCAATTTAAAGTTTGAAGAAAAGTAATTTTTCACGATAAATGTGTTAATTGTGTTGTTGTTGCTGCAAAAATAAGAATCTAATTGTTAGTACAAATAGTATTAACGAGATATTCTTAACTGATTGTTACTAATAGGAGTAACAAAATACATTAATGCATTACAGCCCTCACCATCTAAAGGAGTACCACCTGAAAGGTAGTTATACTTTTTATCATCACACGGACAGGTTATTTCCACTCCGTTGAAAGTCATTAAAGAGTTACAGTTTTGTTCAGGACATTGTTGATCAAAAGCTCTGTAACCAGAAGTTCCTGTTCTAAAAATAAAAACATTTCGCCCTTGTATTACGTTTTGCGATTCTCCTCCAGGAACTAATAAACCACTAAATTCTGGAAGAGATAAATCAATAATAGCATTCATTTTTATTCCAGAAAAACAGTTGTTAATAGGAGTGTTATCACTACAGCTAAAACAAATTATAACAAGAAATAAATAAAATATTTTTTTCATTTTTTAGTATAGAAGTTGTTATTGTAACGCAACGAAGTTACAAATATTTTGTACATTTGTAAGACAATCTCATTCCTAACGGCGTGAGATTTTTAAATTTAACCCACAGGGTTATAGGAAGAAAAGTTATATGCTTCTTACAAAACGTTAAAGAAAGTGTATAAAAGTTTGTTGATTTTAAAAAGAGAGAAGAGATGAGTAATGTATCATATTATACGGAAGAAGGATTAAAGAAACTTAAAGAAGAATTAGCGCATTTAGAGCAAGTAGAAAGACCACGTGTTTCTCAAGAAATTGCAGATGCTCGTGATAAAGGAGATTTGAGTGAGAATGCAGAATATCACGCTGCAAAAGAAGAGCAATCGTTGTTAGAAACAAAAATTGCAAAATTAAAAAACGTAGTAGCTAACGCTCGTATTATTGATGAAAGTCAGTTAGACACCTCTAAAATTTTAATCCACTCAATAGTGAAGATTAAAAATACAGTAAACGGAATGGAGTTTACGTATACGCTAGTAGCAGATAGCGAAAGTGATGTAAGAAACGGAAAGTTATCTGTTAATTCACCAATAGGTAAAGGATTGTTAGGTAAAAAAGTAGGTGATGTTGCCGAAATACAAGTGCCTAACGGAATTATGAAGTTTGAAGTAATGGAGATTTCTCGATAAGAGAAAAAACAAATACAAAAGAGTAAAGATTTATTCGGGTTTTAGCTTCGCTAGAACCCGATTTCTTTTTTACTTTTACTGTAAAATTAAATTAAAGAGACATGGCAAGTATTTTTACAAAGATTATAAACGGAGAAATTCCATCGTATAAAATAGCTGAAGATGACAACTATTTTGCTTTTTTAGATATCAATCCAAATGCAAAAGGACATACGCTAGTAATTCCTAAACGTGAAGAAAATAAACTATTTGATTTATCGAAAGAAGAGTACGACGGATTAATGTCTTTCTCTTACAGAGTAGCCAAAGCTATTGAAAAAACAATTCCGTGTGAACGCGTAGGAATGAGTGTAATTGGTTTAGAAGTGCCTCATGTACATGTACACTTAATTCCGTTGAAAACGATGGAGGATATCCGTTTTATAAAGAAGGAAAAATTAACAAATGAAGAGTTTGTAGCAGTGGCAGAAGAAATTACTAAGAATTTTGAATAAATAAAAAGAGTTATGAAAAAGTGGGTTAAAGAAGGTTTAACCTGGGGAGTAATTATGTTTATAATAATGGTAATATTCTTTCCGTGGTATGATGGAGAGGAAATTACATTAAAAAGAATGCTTGTAGGAGCGCTTATATGGGGAGCAGGAGGCTTCTTTTACGGTTTTTTAATGAACAAACTAAAGAGAGACAGTTAAACCTTATTCAATAAGATTTCAAAAGTAGTTCCTTTTCCTAGTTCAGATTTTAACACATGTATTCTTCCGTTATGGTAATCTTCGATAATACGCTTAGAGAGCGATAAACCCAGACCCCAGCCACGTTTTTTTGTGGTAAATCCTGGGTTGAATATTTGTGAAAATTGTGTTTTAGGAATCCCTTTACCAGTATCTGAAATTAAGATTTTTACATTTTTAGAACTTTCACTAATGCTAACAGATAGACTTCCTTTGCCTTGCATAGCATCAATAGCGTTTTTAATTAAGTTCTCTATTACCCAACCATATAATTCGGTATTTATATTGATTCGGATTTCTTCAGTTTCGGTAGTAAAAGAAAAAGAAATTTGTTTAGAACTTCTATTTTCTAAGTAGTCATAAGCAGTTTTAGTAATCGATACAACGTTATTGGGTTTTAACTCAGGAAGAGACCCTATTTTAGAAAAACGATTTGCGATGGTATTTAAGCGTCGCACATCTTTTTCAATTTCATCAACATAATCGTTACTTACATTTTCAGCACGTAAAATAGCTATCCAGCCTAATAATGAAGAAAGTGGCGTTCCTATTTGGTGTGCCGTTTCTTTAGCCATTCCTGTCCACAACTTATTTTGTTCAGCTACTTTGTTAGACTTGTACACCATGTAAATGATGGTAAGAAACAACCCTAAAATTAGTACTAAGGCAAGCGGATAGTATTTGAGCTTGTATAAAAGGTCAGAATTTCTATAGTAGATATGTTCTTTAATTCCTAAGTATTCTATCGCAATTGGCTCATTTTGATTTTTCATGATGCTCAATTGCTTTTGAAGGTATTTAGGATCCGTAGACTTTATAGAGTCTAAGTTATGGAACTGTTTTATTTCGCCATCTTTACCAACCAAAATAGAAGGAATGTTCTCTATGGTTTCGTAAACTTTGTTTACTAAATTAAAGCTACCATTAGAGTCAGGGTTTGAAGCTACCTCCTTAATTGCAGTAGCATAAATCTCCATTTTAGCGCGTTCATCTTTTTTAAATTTTTGAAAAAACACATAGGTATTCCATAAAATAAATAAAACGATAAGTAAGGAAATACTAATTGCAATTCGCTTTACCCAATAAGTGTTTGTAAAAAAAGCCATCAATCAAATATAAACTATTCTCTAGAATAACTAAATTTATAAATAGGTAGTATATTTACACTAAAATTATATAGAATGTTATCAATAAACCCTAAAGATATACCAACTTCTAAACTGCATGGATATTTATTAGGAGCAGTAGCACCAAGACCTATTGCTTTTGCAAGTACTGTAGATGCAGATGGAAACCCAAATTTATCACCATTTAGTTTTTTTAATGTATTTGGGGCAAACCCACCAATTATGATTTTTTCTCCAGCACGTAGTGTAAGAGGAAATAAAACCAAACATACGTTAGATAATGCTGAAGCTACAAAAGAAGTGGTTATTAATATTGTGAATTACGATATTGTTCAGCAAATGTCGTTGAGTAGTACGATGTATCCTAAAGGAGTTAATGAATTTATAAAAGCTGGTTTTACAATGTTACCTTCAGATGAGGTAAAGCCGTTTAGAGTAGCAGAATCTCCTGTACAATTTGAGTGTAAAGTAAAAGACATTATTTATACAGGTGAAGAAGGCGGAGCAGGAAACTTAATTGTGTGTGAAGTAGTAAAACTACACGTAAACGAAAATGTGTTAGCAGAAGATGGCAGTATAGATCAACATAAAATAGATTTAGTAGCCAGAGCAGGAGGAAATTATTACAGTAGAGCCAGAGATGGCTTTTTTGAAATACCAAAACCACTAACTACCTTAGGAATTGGAGTAGACCAAATACCTGCTGAAATAAGAAACAGTAGTATATTAACAGGAAATAATTTAGGGATGTTAGGTAATGTAGAACAGCTACCTACAGAAGAAGCTGTTAATAACTTTGCAAAAGAACATTCACAATTTGTGGGTATTTCAACTGAAAAAAAACATACTTTTGCACAAGAGTATTTACAAAACAATGATGTAGAAAGTGCTTGGAAGGTACTTTTAATTAAATAGATAAGAAATGGAAGTAATAGGGAAAATCAAATTAATTAACGAAACGCAAACATTTGGATCTAACGGATTTAGAAAGCGTGAAATGGTTGTAACTACTGATGAGCAGTACCCACAAATGATAATGATTGAGTTTATTCAAGATAAATGTGATTTATTAAATAATTATCAAGTAGGGCAAGATGTAAAGGTTTCTATTAATTTAAGAGGAAGAGAATGGATTAACCCACAAGGAGAAGCAAAATACTTTAATTCTGTTCAAGGATGGAGAATTGAAAACTTAGCACAAGCAGCTCCTCAAAACATTCCACCTGCTGATCAATTTGAACCAGCTCCAGATTTATCTGCAAACGAACCAGATGACCTACCTTTCTAAGAATACTTAGAAAAAATATGAATACAACAAAAAAGAGCGCAAAATTTGCGCTCTTTTTATGTTTTGCGGAAAACTACATATTTACTTACGGTTATCCCTTTTAATAAGTTAAAAATCAGTTATATATTTGTAGTATAATCATTCAATAAATAATTATTGATTGAAAAATTTAAGGGGAAATAAAAACCTTCTGATATTAAATCAGAAGGTTTTTTAATTATATAAGTGTTAGTGGTGTGGTTACTTTTTTGTTGGCTTTTTCTCAGGCATCGGACCTCTTAAATGAATAATTAATCCGTTTAAAAAGTTACGTAAAAACTGATCACCGCATTCCATATACTTAGGGTGATCTTCTTTTCTAAAAATAGCGTTGATTTCCGATTTAGAAACTTTAAAATCTACCAAAGAGCAGATGTCAATAATATCAGTATCTCTTAATTTATGTGCTACTCGTAGCTTTTTAAAAATATCGTTGTTAGTTAGTCCCATAATTATTTTAAGTTAATTTACTACTGAAAAAATAGCCCATGCATAAATAGCAAAACGAGCAAAACGAAATAAACCTACAAAAACTACATTTTTAAAAGGATATTTAATCATACCAGCAGTTAAACAGCTAATGGCAAAGGGTAGTGGTAATAGTGCACCTACCAAAATTAAAAAACCTCCCCATTTACTTGTGTTTTTAAGGTTTTTAGCCATTTTAACCTCTAAATAATTTCTTACAGAGTCAATCTTTAAAGAAGCTCTTCCTATAAAATAAGCACACAAACCTCCTAAATAAGATAGTGTCGCTAACAAAGAAATATTTACAATAGGATCTTCAGTTTTCTTAGACCATGCGATGAAAATTTCTGGCGGAATTAATCCTAAAATTGTTTCAGAGATAAAAAAAGTAATTAAAACTCCTGTTCTAGAAAAGGTTTCGGTCATGGTTTGTAAACCATCGTTAATATTATAAACATACTTGTTAAATAATAATAACCCTACAATAACGCCTACAATTGGCCAAAAAGCTTTTTTTAAGCTTACCCATATAAACATATAAAAACCAGTGCGATTATAATAGTTGTGTAAACGTTTATAATGCGGTTTATCTATTTTCTTTTTGTTATTTTTTTTATTCTTTTTACTCATCGCTAAAAAAAGCATCTAATTTTTAGGAATAGCAAAAGTACGAGGTAATTAGAAATTACACTAACAAATAGTTGTTAATTATTACAGGTTTGTAATAGCAGCCTCAGCACAACGTTCACCGTCCATAGCAGCTGAAATAATACCACCGGCATAACCACCACCTTCACCACAAGGAAAAAGCCCTTCAATTTGTGGATGTTCAAGGTTTTCTTTTCTTGGAATATTTACAGGTGATGAAGTCCTAGACTCCACTCCAACAATGTTTGCTTCCGCAGTATAGTACCCGTGCATTTTTTGTCCGAAAGCCGCAAAACCTTTACGTAATCTGCTTCCAATTAATTTAGGAAGTAACGAATGTAGCGGAGAAGAATTTAATCCGGGTTGATACGAACAGTCATTTAAAGAAGAAGACAATCTACCTTCCACAAAATCGGTTAAACGTTGTGCTGGAGCAACTTGACTTCTTCCACCTGCGTTAAACGCTAACTTTTCTAAATCTTTTTGATATTGTAAGCCTTTTAAAACTCCATATTTCTCATACTTCGGTAAGTCTTTATCAACATTAATTTCAACGACAATACCCGAATTTGCAAACTTGTTATTACGACGCGATGGTGACATTCCGTTTACCACCACTTCACCATTAGCAGTTGCAGCAGGAACGATGAATCCACCAGGACACATACAGAATGAATACACTCCACGGTTTCCTACTTGGTGTACTAAACTATATGCAGCAGCAGGTAATAACTCATCACGTTGACCTGAACAACTATATTGAATTTGATCGATAATTTCTTGCGGATGCTCTACACGAACCCCCATAGCAAACGATTTCGCTTTTAGCAAAATGTCTTTTTTATGCAATAGCTCGTATATATCTCTTGCAGAATGCCCAGTAGCCAAAACAACAGCATTTACAGCCATTTCAGTCCCGTTTTGTAACTGTATAGCTTGTAGTTTATTGTTTTTAACAATAAAATCGGTCACACGAGTTTCAAAATGAACTTCACCACCATGTTTTAAAATCGTTTCGCGAATATTTTGAATAATCTTCGGAAGTTTGTTCGTTCCTATGTGCGGATGCGCATCTACTAAAATTTGATCGGTAGCACCGTGATATACTAAATTTTCAAATATTTTACGAACATCACCACGCTTTAAACTACGGGTGTATAACTTTCCGTCCGAATACGTTCCTGCACCACCTTCACCAAAACAATAGTTAGAGTCTGGGTTTACTTCATGAAATTGATTAATAGCACGTAAATCTCTACGACGATCTTGTACATTTTTACCACGTTCAAGTACAATAGGTTTATAGCCTAACTCAATACAGCGAAGTGCTGCATACATTCCCGCAGGACCAAAACCTACAATATGAATTTCTTTCGCATTTGATACGTCTTGATATTCAAAAATATAATCAGGAGTATCAGGTTGCGGTTTGTTAATGTACACCGCTACTTTATAATTAAAGATAACTTCCTTTTTACGTGCATCAATCGATTTACGTAACACCTTTACGCTAGTAATATCAGCAATGCTAATACCTAGCTTTTTAGCAGCTTTTAGCTGTAAAATATTGTCTTTGCGTTCTTCTACTAAATTAACACGTAATTGAAGTTCTTTTACCATATTGCAAAACTAGGTAAAAAACTATTTATTCTATTTGATTATTTTTAGCAAATCAAACTTTAAACAATGAAGATTACGCAGGTTATAGAAAATGTTTTTAAAAAATATTTACCCTCACCTTTTACCATCGCTATATTATTAACACTGTTAACTCTTTTATTAGCACTGTTTTTTACAAAACCAGAAGAAAGTTCTGTGGTTAATTATTCTTTAGAGGTGTTACAATTTTGGGAAAACGGAATTTGGTCTAACGGATTACTTGTTTTTGCCTATCAAATGATGTTGATTTTGGTATTAGGGCATGTATTGGTGTTGAGTAAGCCTGTGAGTAATTTAATTTTAAAAGTAACAAAATTCTGTACCAACACAGCAAACAGCGCAGCTATTGTAAGTTGTACTACTATGTTGGTAGCTTTTTTTAATTGGGGGCTAGGACTCATTTTTGGTGCTTTGTTGGCACGTAAAGTAGCAGAACATGCACAAGAACACAATATCAAACTAAATTATCCAATGATTGGAGCGGCGGGTTATATGGGATTGATGGTTTGGCATGGTGGAATTTCAGGATCGGCACCGATAAAAATTAACGAAAGCGGACATATTAAAAGTATTATGCAATCGGTTTCTTCGGATGAGGTTTTAGCTCAAATACCTGATGTGATTGATTATTCTCAAACGATTTTTAGTTGGTGGAATTTGCTGATTTTTTTCGTGGTAGTAGCGGCGGTATCGGCAACCTTTTATTTTTTAGGAAAGAAAGCAGCTCCAACAGCGATTAATTTACCAGAATATCAAATGCATACCGATGAAAAGGTTAGTACACAAGCAGAAAGATTGGATAGTTCTCAATGGTTAGCCATTGCTTTTGGTGTGTTGATTTTAGTGGCGTTTGGTTATCGTTATTGGGCAGACATTCAGCAGTTAAAAATTACGCCTAACCTAATTAACTTTTTTATGTTAGGATTAGGAATTATACTACACGGAAGTTTTAAAAAGTTTACCAATGCTGTGGGAGAGTCAATTAGTGATGTATCTGGAATTTTAATTCAGTTTCCATTGTATTTTGGTATTATGGGCGTGATGAAAAGTACGGGGATGGTTACTTTAATTTCTGATTTTTTCGTGTCGATAGCAACTGCAACGACCTTACCCATATTTACATTTTTTAGTGCTGGTTTGGTCAATGTTTTTGTGCCAAGTGGGGGAGGGCAGTGGATTGTACAAGGACCTATTGTGGTAGAAAGTGCGTTAAAATTAGGGGTTCCGTTGCCTAAAGCAATTATGGCATTAGCATACGGAGACCAAATAACGAATATGTTACAGCCTTTTTGGGCATTACCCTTATTAGGAATTACGAAACTAAAAGCAAAAGAAATTTTACCCTATACGTTAATTGCAATGGTGGTAGGTAGCGTAATTTATTTGTTAGGACTTACCTTGTTTTAAGAGTTTATTGAGGAAACATCAGCGCGTCACGTTGATGGTTTCGTTGTGTTGAGGAAATGCCAACGAACTTCGCTGATGGCGACTATACCACGTTTTTATTAATAAAACGTTGATGTTGAATTCACGGATATAGTATTTTTGTAAAAAAGAATGTAACGAATGATTTGGCTTTCTGAAAAAATAGAGTTTCCTCCGTATGAGTTGGCTACTGATGATGGTTTACTGGCTTTGGGCGGTGATTTATCGGCTGAACGATTGGTGTATGCTTACCAACATGGAATTTTCCCGTGGTTTAATGAAGGGGAGCCGATTGTTTGGTATTCTCCATGGGAGCGTATGGTGTTATTTCCTGAGGAAGTGAAAATTTCCAAATCAATGAAACAGGTATTGCGAAAAGGTGGTTTTACGATAACGGAAAACAAAGCTTTTGATGAGGTGATTTTTAATTGCCGACACATCAATCGTTTTGACCAATTAGGTACTTGGATTACCGATGAAATGGAAGATGCTTATATAAACCTACACGATAAAGGCTATGCAAAATCTATTGAGGTATGGATGGACGACAAACTGGTTGCAGGTTTGTATGGAGTAGATTTAGGAAATGGCGTTTTTTGTGGCGAAAGTATGTTTAGTAAAGTAAGCAATATGAGTAAAGTTGCGTTTATCCATTTAGCTCAAAAGGGAGGCTACAAACTCATCGATTGTCAAGTATATAATGACCATTTAGCAAGTTTAGGCGCGAGAGAAATTCCTAGAGAGGAGTTTTTGAAGTGGTTGTGAACGGTTTTGTGTATGAGTAGTAGCGGGTTTTACGCAACTACTTTTCGGAATGTAATATATCTTTTTAAAATGAAATAGCGATTCGAGTTGTCACCCGAACCGCTATTGCTTATACGTTTTGTTAGCGGTAGTTTTTTTCGCCTATTAATTTAGTTCATATACTTATCCAAGAACGAAAGAACTTTTTCGGGATTTCTACCAAAGTAATTGTAACCATCTTTAAATCTAAAAGGCGTATTTTCAATCCAATGGATTTCCTTTTCTTTACTACCAAGAAGGTCAAAAGTTTTTTGTCCATCTTCAGGATTTTTAGTCCAAGCATCGTCTTTTACTTGTATCATAAATACTGGCATTTTTACATTTGGTGCTGCTGTATGTGGTGTCATTTCGTCCATTAACCATCCTCCCATTTTTAATAGTTCGAAGTCAACCAAATCTAAATATTGACTTACACCTTGTAGTCCAGAAAAAGCTTCGTAGATAGCTCTCATAGATACCACCATTGGGCTTACCATACATTTTACATTTTCAAATAATTCAGGGTAGCGACTAATTGCCTCGTACTGTGAATTTCCTCCCATACATTGGCTATAAAGAGCAACTTTCATTTTGCTTAATCTTGGATGATTGTCTACATATTGTTTTACACCAACGCAATCTCTCCATTCTAATTGACCTATTCCACTTATTCCATTGTTAGATGAGCCACTCCTTCCGTGATTTCTTATGTCATAAGCCAATACGTTATAACCAGCATCTGTTAAATGTTTCATTTGTACTACAAAGTCAATCTCAACATTATCGTATCCACTAAAAGGTAAACCAAAATGCCCTTGAAATCCTGAACGACACATAGGTAATGCGTGGTTGAAGATTACTAATTTGTTACTTTCTCCGCCTTTTGCAGGAATGTACCAACCATCTAAAGGCACACCATCAACACCTTTAAGGAAAACATCTTCCCAATCTGTCATTCCATAGTCGTCTGGTGTTTTATGAATTACACTTCTAAAGGGTTTACAAACATTAGCCAATCCTATTACTTTCTCATAATCTGCTTCTGAAATTTCATTTAACTGTTTAATAGCATTTTCTATTCTTTCTTTAGACATTCTTGATTTATGAGTTGAAGCTCTTTCGCTTCCTGCAAAATTTACTTGATTTTCCATTGTATTTTAATTTTAAATTAATAATACAACAAAATTACAGTGAGATATCTGTTTAGTACTAAAACAGATTACTTGAAGACTGAAA
Encoded proteins:
- a CDS encoding flavin reductase family protein — encoded protein: MLSINPKDIPTSKLHGYLLGAVAPRPIAFASTVDADGNPNLSPFSFFNVFGANPPIMIFSPARSVRGNKTKHTLDNAEATKEVVINIVNYDIVQQMSLSSTMYPKGVNEFIKAGFTMLPSDEVKPFRVAESPVQFECKVKDIIYTGEEGGAGNLIVCEVVKLHVNENVLAEDGSIDQHKIDLVARAGGNYYSRARDGFFEIPKPLTTLGIGVDQIPAEIRNSSILTGNNLGMLGNVEQLPTEEAVNNFAKEHSQFVGISTEKKHTFAQEYLQNNDVESAWKVLLIK
- a CDS encoding DUF3127 domain-containing protein; the encoded protein is MEVIGKIKLINETQTFGSNGFRKREMVVTTDEQYPQMIMIEFIQDKCDLLNNYQVGQDVKVSINLRGREWINPQGEAKYFNSVQGWRIENLAQAAPQNIPPADQFEPAPDLSANEPDDLPF
- a CDS encoding DUF1456 family protein — translated: MGLTNNDIFKKLRVAHKLRDTDIIDICSLVDFKVSKSEINAIFRKEDHPKYMECGDQFLRNFLNGLIIHLRGPMPEKKPTKK
- a CDS encoding YqaA family protein, which codes for MSKKNKKNNKKKIDKPHYKRLHNYYNRTGFYMFIWVSLKKAFWPIVGVIVGLLLFNKYVYNINDGLQTMTETFSRTGVLITFFISETILGLIPPEIFIAWSKKTEDPIVNISLLATLSYLGGLCAYFIGRASLKIDSVRNYLEVKMAKNLKNTSKWGGFLILVGALLPLPFAISCLTAGMIKYPFKNVVFVGLFRFARFAIYAWAIFSVVN
- a CDS encoding NAD(P)/FAD-dependent oxidoreductase; translated protein: MVKELQLRVNLVEERKDNILQLKAAKKLGISIADITSVKVLRKSIDARKKEVIFNYKVAVYINKPQPDTPDYIFEYQDVSNAKEIHIVGFGPAGMYAALRCIELGYKPIVLERGKNVQDRRRDLRAINQFHEVNPDSNYCFGEGGAGTYSDGKLYTRSLKRGDVRKIFENLVYHGATDQILVDAHPHIGTNKLPKIIQNIRETILKHGGEVHFETRVTDFIVKNNKLQAIQLQNGTEMAVNAVVLATGHSARDIYELLHKKDILLKAKSFAMGVRVEHPQEIIDQIQYSCSGQRDELLPAAAYSLVHQVGNRGVYSFCMCPGGFIVPAATANGEVVVNGMSPSRRNNKFANSGIVVEINVDKDLPKYEKYGVLKGLQYQKDLEKLAFNAGGRSQVAPAQRLTDFVEGRLSSSLNDCSYQPGLNSSPLHSLLPKLIGSRLRKGFAAFGQKMHGYYTAEANIVGVESRTSSPVNIPRKENLEHPQIEGLFPCGEGGGYAGGIISAAMDGERCAEAAITNL
- a CDS encoding short-chain fatty acid transporter, coding for MKITQVIENVFKKYLPSPFTIAILLTLLTLLLALFFTKPEESSVVNYSLEVLQFWENGIWSNGLLVFAYQMMLILVLGHVLVLSKPVSNLILKVTKFCTNTANSAAIVSCTTMLVAFFNWGLGLIFGALLARKVAEHAQEHNIKLNYPMIGAAGYMGLMVWHGGISGSAPIKINESGHIKSIMQSVSSDEVLAQIPDVIDYSQTIFSWWNLLIFFVVVAAVSATFYFLGKKAAPTAINLPEYQMHTDEKVSTQAERLDSSQWLAIAFGVLILVAFGYRYWADIQQLKITPNLINFFMLGLGIILHGSFKKFTNAVGESISDVSGILIQFPLYFGIMGVMKSTGMVTLISDFFVSIATATTLPIFTFFSAGLVNVFVPSGGGQWIVQGPIVVESALKLGVPLPKAIMALAYGDQITNMLQPFWALPLLGITKLKAKEILPYTLIAMVVGSVIYLLGLTLF
- the aat gene encoding leucyl/phenylalanyl-tRNA--protein transferase, whose translation is MIWLSEKIEFPPYELATDDGLLALGGDLSAERLVYAYQHGIFPWFNEGEPIVWYSPWERMVLFPEEVKISKSMKQVLRKGGFTITENKAFDEVIFNCRHINRFDQLGTWITDEMEDAYINLHDKGYAKSIEVWMDDKLVAGLYGVDLGNGVFCGESMFSKVSNMSKVAFIHLAQKGGYKLIDCQVYNDHLASLGAREIPREEFLKWL